In Pikeienuella piscinae, the sequence AGAAGTGGGTCGCCGCTTCGGGCCAGCCGGCGAGATAGCCGGACAGCGAGCCGGTGATGCCGCAGTCGATCACGCCGCGCTCCATCGCGATCGTGACCTCGTTGAAGGAGACGTCGACCCCGGTGCCGCCGAGCGCCTCGATGAAATCGATTGTCATCCGGCCGGAGCCGCGGATGCGCTTGCCGTCGAAATCCTCAAGCCCCTTGATGGGTGTGTTGCAAAAAACAACCTGCGAGGTGAACGGAACGACCGCGAGGAGCTTGCCGCCGAAGGTCTCGTCGAACACCGCCGCAAGCTGCGGGCGATAGGCGTCGGCGATCTCGCGCGCGAGGACGGGGTCGGCGATGCCGGAGAGGTCGACCCCTTCGAGCCGCGGGTCGTCGCCGGCGACATAGTCCATCACCGTCGCGCCGACGTCGTAGACGCCCTGCTGAACCATTTCATAGACAGCGCCGCCGGACAGGCCGAGTTCGTCAAAAGCCTTGATATTCACGGTGATGGCGCCGTTCGACGCTTCAGGCAGCGTCTTGGTCCAGAACGGGACCTCGTGGTCGGGATAGAGGCTCGACGTGCTCCAGCTTCCGACCACGCTGAACTCGCGCTCCATCAGGTCCTGCGCCCCGGCTGGCGCCGCGGCGAGCATCGCGATGGCTGTCAGAGTGGTTAGACAGGCGAGGTGGGCATGGGGGTTCGGCATGGTCTTCCTTTCAAAATCTTGATTGGTCACGCTGGTTCAGATGGCTGCGAGCGACGCGTTGTCGAGATCGGTGATCAGCATGTGTCCGGGCTTGTGCGTTATGCAGATTTCAGGCCGGGCGCGCTCGATGGCGACCTGCGGAGTGACTCCGCACGCCCAGAAAACCGGGATTTCTCCGTCGCGCATTTCAGGCGGGTCGCCCCAGTCCGGCGTCATCAGGTCGCGAATCCCGATCTGCTCAGGTTCGGCCAGATGCACCGGCGCGCCGTGAACGGCGGGAAACCGGGTGGTGATCTGAACAGCCCGGATCGCGTCGGCCGGCTTCATCGGCCGCATCGAAACGACGAGGCCGCCGCCGAAGGGGCCGGCCGGGCGGGTTTCGATGTTCGTGCGATACATCGGCACGACGCGGCCAAGCTCGACATGGCGGAGGCCGATGCCGGCCGCCATCAGCGGCTCCTCGAAGGAGTAGGAGCAGCCGAGAACAAAGCTGACGAGGTCCTCGCGCCAGTAGCTCCCGATCTCCGTCACCTCTTCAACGAAGCGT encodes:
- a CDS encoding TRAP transporter substrate-binding protein, which gives rise to MPNPHAHLACLTTLTAIAMLAAAPAGAQDLMEREFSVVGSWSTSSLYPDHEVPFWTKTLPEASNGAITVNIKAFDELGLSGGAVYEMVQQGVYDVGATVMDYVAGDDPRLEGVDLSGIADPVLAREIADAYRPQLAAVFDETFGGKLLAVVPFTSQVVFCNTPIKGLEDFDGKRIRGSGRMTIDFIEALGGTGVDVSFNEVTIAMERGVIDCGITGSLSGYLAGWPEAATHFYPLPAGGWDPVGIVMRNDVWEGLDEATQTFLMDEFAKFEDSVWTDASKSTEVGIACNTGGDCPYGDAADLTLVQITDADLKTALATLKDDVLPLWAERCGEACIENWNSTVGKVLDISAAAK
- a CDS encoding putative hydro-lyase — encoded protein: MDRSSEFERLPPEQARALIARGEHTGGTANMANGRVQGNLVILPKAYALDFFTFCHANPKPCPLLGVSQAGDPALPMLGDIDIRTDVPHYYIYRDGRFVEEVTEIGSYWREDLVSFVLGCSYSFEEPLMAAGIGLRHVELGRVVPMYRTNIETRPAGPFGGGLVVSMRPMKPADAIRAVQITTRFPAVHGAPVHLAEPEQIGIRDLMTPDWGDPPEMRDGEIPVFWACGVTPQVAIERARPEICITHKPGHMLITDLDNASLAAI